The following coding sequences lie in one Myxococcus xanthus genomic window:
- a CDS encoding ATP-binding protein, translated as MAVREMAPKANGEACGECGGRTYVIERRGDQAQARICACSEHCSVCGGRGHVLVEREGEFSQKMGPRRYEVMEACSCTKLRKRIARFDALGLPASAAHANFENYRASKEEQDRGRNVAMQFAFQYVPGGSSKGFILSGPVGTGKTHLLAATLAHLALELGVRGRYVEISLLYATIRRGFQEGKSGGEIIGPLSEVEVLAIDEMGKGRGSPFEMETLDELIARRYNAGRTTLFASNYSLEPEKRAIRSAAPTGYRTTEDSRSAARDTELLRERVGERIYSRLCELCTFVEFPKDTPDRRRTRQEMDAPMHHATGGGRTLGR; from the coding sequence ATGGCGGTGCGTGAGATGGCTCCAAAGGCGAATGGCGAGGCGTGTGGTGAGTGCGGCGGGCGGACCTATGTCATCGAGCGCCGCGGGGACCAGGCCCAGGCGCGCATCTGCGCGTGCTCCGAGCACTGCTCGGTGTGCGGCGGGCGCGGGCACGTGCTGGTCGAGCGCGAGGGCGAGTTCAGCCAGAAGATGGGCCCCCGGCGCTACGAGGTGATGGAGGCGTGCAGTTGCACCAAGCTGCGAAAGCGCATTGCTCGCTTCGATGCGCTGGGTCTGCCTGCCTCAGCAGCGCATGCAAACTTTGAAAACTACCGCGCATCCAAGGAGGAACAAGACAGGGGCCGCAATGTGGCCATGCAGTTCGCCTTCCAGTATGTGCCGGGTGGTTCGTCCAAGGGCTTCATCCTCAGCGGGCCCGTGGGCACCGGGAAGACACACCTCCTGGCGGCGACGCTGGCGCACCTGGCTCTGGAGTTGGGCGTGCGTGGGCGCTACGTCGAAATCTCCCTCCTCTACGCGACCATCCGGCGTGGCTTCCAGGAGGGCAAGAGCGGCGGCGAAATCATCGGGCCCCTGTCGGAGGTGGAGGTGCTGGCCATCGACGAGATGGGCAAGGGCCGCGGCAGCCCCTTCGAGATGGAGACGCTCGATGAGCTGATTGCCCGCCGCTACAACGCGGGCCGCACCACGCTGTTCGCGTCGAACTACTCCCTGGAGCCGGAGAAGCGCGCCATCCGAAGCGCGGCGCCGACAGGCTACCGCACCACCGAGGACTCACGCAGCGCGGCCCGCGACACGGAGCTGCTCCGAGAGCGCGTGGGTGAGCGCATCTACAGCCGGCTGTGCGAGCTGTGCACATTCGTAGAGTTTCCCAAGGACACGCCGGACCGGCGCCGCACCCGGCAGGAGATGGACGCGCCCATGCACCATGCGACGGGCGGTGGGCGCACGCTGGGACGGTAG
- the cutA gene encoding divalent-cation tolerance protein CutA, which produces MTDAIIVLVTAPTEDKAAELARALVEAQLAACGNIVPGLRSIYRWEGKVQDEPEVLLILKTRAALFEPLRARIVELHPYDVPEVLRVDIAEGHAPYLSWILGSTRTPD; this is translated from the coding sequence ATGACTGACGCCATCATCGTCCTCGTCACCGCCCCCACCGAGGACAAGGCCGCCGAGCTGGCCCGCGCGCTGGTGGAAGCGCAGCTCGCCGCGTGCGGCAACATCGTTCCCGGCTTGCGCTCCATCTACCGGTGGGAGGGGAAGGTCCAGGACGAGCCCGAGGTCCTGCTCATCCTCAAGACGCGCGCGGCCCTATTCGAGCCGCTGCGCGCGCGCATCGTCGAGCTGCATCCCTACGACGTCCCGGAGGTGCTGCGCGTGGACATCGCGGAGGGGCACGCGCCGTACCTTTCCTGGATTCTGGGCAGCACCCGCACGCCGGACTGA